The following are from one region of the Edwardsiella tarda ATCC 15947 = NBRC 105688 genome:
- a CDS encoding Crp/Fnr family transcriptional regulator, with the protein MFKVKHTLQNETWLSLVELVTRNAVLYEWVKNCPLSVMRSWIGQTVAPGELICRQGDTCQHFWLILQGEADIFFEAEDGRRYRQARYHQGDILGELEIFEQRPYICSVEATRETQLLRLNREDFHRWLALDNHFNQRILRTSSQQYYHLSAKAGADSLYTLQQRVALALWQRFNQQGHDRITLDKQQLSLEFAAAMRSINRILFTLKEQQIIAVEGESIILLDAARLQREAGLPGAAAYHPES; encoded by the coding sequence GTGTTCAAAGTCAAACACACTCTGCAGAACGAGACCTGGTTAAGCCTCGTCGAGCTCGTCACCCGCAACGCCGTCTTATACGAGTGGGTAAAAAATTGTCCGCTGAGTGTCATGCGCAGCTGGATTGGACAAACCGTCGCTCCCGGCGAACTAATCTGCCGCCAAGGAGACACCTGCCAACACTTTTGGCTAATACTTCAGGGAGAAGCAGACATTTTCTTTGAGGCCGAGGACGGACGCCGTTATCGGCAAGCACGCTACCACCAGGGAGACATCTTGGGGGAGTTGGAAATATTTGAACAACGCCCCTATATTTGCTCGGTCGAAGCCACCCGTGAGACGCAGCTGTTACGACTCAACCGGGAAGACTTCCACCGTTGGCTGGCGCTGGATAACCATTTTAATCAACGCATATTGCGCACCAGCAGCCAGCAGTATTACCACTTGTCCGCCAAGGCGGGCGCCGACAGCCTGTATACCCTGCAACAACGGGTTGCGCTGGCGTTGTGGCAACGTTTTAACCAACAGGGGCACGATCGCATCACGCTGGACAAGCAGCAACTCAGCCTCGAGTTCGCCGCCGCCATGCGTAGCATCAATCGCATCCTGTTTACGCTGAAGGAACAGCAGATCATCGCCGTCGAAGGCGAGAGCATTATCCTGCTAGACGCGGCGCGTCTACAGCGTGAGGCTGGCCTGCCAGGTGCAGCGGCCTATCATCCAGAGTCATAA
- the pnuC gene encoding nicotinamide riboside transporter PnuC yields MDFFSINNVMVNIPLGEGGYALSWIEAIGTLFGLLCIWFASKEKIINYLFGLINVTLFAAIFFQIQLYASLLLQVFFFAANIYGWYAWSRQNADNEAALKVRWLSRGKALTLTLVCLVAIALMTRFIDPVFAVLTRIAIDLLQGMGANVVMPELQPDAFPLWDSTMLVLSIAAMVLMTRKYVENWLLWVVIDVISVVIYAIQGVYAMSLEYILLTAIAVMGSYTWIHSARRHGSRPLASLA; encoded by the coding sequence ATGGATTTCTTTAGCATTAACAATGTGATGGTTAACATTCCACTCGGCGAGGGTGGCTATGCTCTCTCTTGGATCGAGGCGATCGGTACCCTGTTCGGCCTGCTGTGCATCTGGTTCGCCAGCAAGGAGAAGATCATCAACTATCTGTTCGGGCTGATTAACGTCACCCTGTTCGCCGCCATCTTCTTCCAGATCCAGCTGTATGCCAGCCTGTTGCTGCAGGTGTTCTTCTTCGCCGCCAATATTTATGGCTGGTATGCCTGGAGCCGCCAGAATGCCGATAACGAGGCCGCGCTTAAGGTTCGCTGGCTGTCGCGTGGTAAGGCGCTGACCCTGACGCTGGTCTGCCTGGTCGCCATCGCCCTGATGACGCGCTTCATCGACCCGGTATTCGCCGTGCTCACCCGCATCGCCATCGATCTGCTGCAAGGCATGGGTGCCAACGTGGTAATGCCGGAGCTGCAGCCGGATGCCTTCCCGCTCTGGGACTCCACCATGCTGGTCCTCTCCATCGCCGCGATGGTGCTGATGACCCGCAAGTATGTCGAAAACTGGCTGCTGTGGGTGGTGATCGACGTCATCAGCGTGGTGATCTACGCGATCCAAGGCGTCTACGCCATGTCGCTGGAGTACATCCTGTTGACGGCCATCGCCGTGATGGGCTCCTACACCTGGATCCACAGCGCGCGCCGCCACGGATCCCGCCCGCTGGCTAGCCTGGCCTAA
- a CDS encoding GNAT family N-acetyltransferase, giving the protein MTIVPLDETMMRLWVGLRAQLAPQTPLSQQWLEGCALLDAEPFMAFLALGQQGEGLGFIELALQADTLHRQAPAQLRLGCLFVLPERRLQGVATELVAVACAWGRQHGCDELVSEVSLDDRGQQQMHQALGFTPGARRVRYRLPLA; this is encoded by the coding sequence ATGACGATTGTACCGTTGGATGAGACCATGATGCGTCTGTGGGTGGGGCTGCGCGCCCAGTTAGCACCACAGACGCCGTTGAGCCAGCAGTGGCTCGAAGGGTGTGCCTTGCTGGATGCCGAGCCCTTTATGGCGTTTCTGGCATTAGGTCAGCAGGGGGAGGGGCTGGGATTTATCGAGCTGGCATTGCAAGCGGATACGCTGCATCGTCAGGCACCGGCCCAGTTGCGTTTAGGCTGCCTGTTTGTCCTGCCGGAGCGGCGTTTACAGGGGGTCGCGACCGAGCTGGTAGCGGTGGCCTGCGCCTGGGGGCGGCAACATGGCTGTGACGAGCTGGTGTCGGAGGTCAGCTTAGACGATCGGGGACAGCAGCAGATGCATCAGGCGTTGGGTTTTACGCCGGGAGCGCGGCGGGTGCGTTACCGCTTGCCGCTCGCGTGA
- the dcuC gene encoding C4-dicarboxylate transporter DcuC: MLILVGIAILIVTIILLIKRQDTRTVLLFSGLLMCLLAADPMAAMNSFAQKMVSEGLIQAILSAIGFATVMKFTGCDRHLVRLLSVPLRRVGLLLIPGTILLTTFVQLALPSAAGAAAAAGITMIPLQLAAGIHPVMAGASVLAGTFGASLLNPGSPHMALVAKIVGGDVMTIIASRAMTVVWLGLLIMVGMTLTALLRREHKGYHSTLESDIQADHQPINLLAALMPLLPVTLLMLGAFGGVAWLKMGVPQAVMWGILATLLVTRTHPGKAIPAFFDGMGKAYSDVFGIIICAGVFVAGLNAIGLIEAAKTLLIDYPQAARFGGTIGPFLMAIVIGSGDAAAYAFNEAITPHAAAFGMDGTNLGTAAAFASYLGRTASPLSAAAIVVAGMVGVSPLDLVKRTAPVMLVGLLLLIALI; encoded by the coding sequence ATGTTAATTCTTGTCGGCATCGCGATCCTGATCGTGACGATCATCCTGCTGATCAAGCGCCAGGATACCCGTACCGTCCTGCTGTTCTCCGGCCTGTTGATGTGCCTACTGGCCGCCGATCCGATGGCGGCGATGAACAGCTTCGCCCAGAAGATGGTGTCCGAAGGGCTGATCCAGGCGATCCTCTCCGCCATCGGCTTCGCCACCGTGATGAAGTTTACCGGCTGCGATCGCCATCTGGTGCGTCTACTGAGTGTTCCGCTACGCCGTGTAGGGCTGCTGCTGATCCCCGGCACCATCCTGCTGACCACCTTCGTCCAGCTGGCGCTGCCTAGTGCGGCCGGAGCGGCGGCGGCGGCCGGTATCACCATGATCCCGCTACAACTGGCGGCGGGCATCCACCCGGTGATGGCCGGGGCCTCGGTCTTGGCCGGAACCTTCGGCGCCAGCCTGCTGAACCCCGGTAGCCCCCATATGGCGTTAGTCGCCAAGATCGTCGGTGGCGACGTGATGACCATCATCGCCTCACGCGCCATGACCGTGGTGTGGTTGGGGCTGCTGATCATGGTCGGCATGACCCTGACCGCCCTGTTACGTCGCGAACACAAGGGCTACCACTCGACGCTGGAGAGCGACATCCAGGCCGACCACCAGCCGATCAACCTACTGGCCGCGCTGATGCCGCTGCTGCCCGTCACCCTGCTGATGCTCGGTGCCTTCGGCGGCGTCGCCTGGCTGAAGATGGGGGTACCGCAGGCGGTGATGTGGGGCATCCTCGCCACCCTGCTGGTCACCCGGACCCATCCCGGCAAGGCGATCCCGGCCTTCTTCGACGGTATGGGCAAGGCTTACAGCGACGTATTCGGCATCATCATCTGCGCCGGGGTCTTTGTCGCCGGCCTCAACGCCATTGGCCTGATCGAGGCGGCCAAGACCCTACTGATCGACTACCCGCAGGCCGCCCGTTTCGGCGGCACCATCGGCCCCTTCCTGATGGCCATCGTGATCGGCTCCGGTGATGCGGCGGCCTATGCCTTCAACGAGGCGATCACCCCCCATGCCGCCGCCTTTGGCATGGATGGCACTAATCTGGGTACCGCCGCCGCCTTCGCCAGCTACCTGGGGCGCACCGCCTCGCCACTCTCCGCCGCGGCCATCGTGGTCGCCGGCATGGTCGGTGTCTCGCCCCTCGATCTGGTCAAACGTACCGCTCCCGTCATGTTGGTCGGGCTGCTATTACTGATCGCCCTGATCTAA
- a CDS encoding nucleoside phosphorylase has protein sequence MELQPHIRLSRAMTQARYALLPGDPQRVEHVARFLDDVEPLGQNREYRALRGYFHGIEILVLSTGIGGPSTAIAVEELRRIGVDTLIRIGSCGALQDAMALGDLVIANAAVRDEGTSHAYAPAAYPACADQGLVELLRREAARLGYPAHCGYVRSHDSFYTDREMQLDAEWSARGILAADMETAPLMVVGALRGLRTASILNVVVTHNAELEQGINDYQQQEACSLRGEAREIELALHAIRLDHNKEN, from the coding sequence ATGGAACTACAACCGCATATTCGCCTGAGCCGGGCCATGACCCAGGCGCGTTACGCCTTATTGCCCGGCGATCCGCAACGCGTAGAACATGTCGCCCGCTTCCTGGATGACGTCGAGCCATTGGGGCAAAACCGCGAATACCGCGCCCTACGCGGCTATTTCCACGGTATTGAGATCCTCGTGCTCTCCACCGGTATCGGCGGCCCCTCCACCGCCATCGCCGTCGAGGAGTTGCGGCGTATCGGCGTCGATACCCTGATCCGCATCGGGAGTTGCGGCGCCCTGCAAGACGCCATGGCGCTGGGGGATCTGGTGATCGCCAACGCCGCCGTACGCGACGAGGGCACCAGCCACGCCTATGCCCCCGCCGCCTATCCGGCCTGCGCCGATCAGGGGCTCGTCGAGTTACTACGACGCGAAGCCGCGCGCCTAGGCTACCCGGCACACTGCGGCTACGTACGCAGTCACGACAGCTTCTATACCGATCGCGAGATGCAGTTGGATGCCGAATGGTCGGCGCGCGGCATCCTGGCCGCCGACATGGAGACGGCCCCGTTGATGGTCGTTGGCGCGCTACGCGGCCTACGTACCGCCTCCATCCTCAACGTCGTGGTGACCCACAACGCCGAGCTGGAGCAAGGCATCAACGATTATCAGCAGCAGGAAGCCTGTAGCCTGCGCGGCGAGGCGCGGGAGATCGAACTCGCCCTGCACGCCATCCGTCTGGATCATAACAAGGAGAATTGA